One window of Candidatus Acidulodesulfobacterium ferriphilum genomic DNA carries:
- a CDS encoding aspartate 1-decarboxylase, translating to MYKILLKSKIHRVKITDANLEYEGSISIDEELMDKANILPYEKVNIWDINNGKRFETYAIPATKHSGDIVVNGAASRMVQVNDIIIIATFGLYDEKELNGFKPTLVYVDGKNHISDVVK from the coding sequence ATGTATAAAATTTTACTAAAATCAAAAATTCACAGGGTTAAGATAACCGATGCCAATCTTGAATACGAGGGCTCTATTTCCATAGATGAGGAACTTATGGATAAAGCCAATATTTTGCCGTATGAGAAAGTTAATATTTGGGATATAAACAACGGCAAAAGGTTCGAGACATACGCGATCCCCGCTACGAAACACTCGGGGGATATTGTCGTTAACGGGGCCGCTTCAAGAATGGTTCAGGTAAACGACATTATAATTATTGCAACCTTCGGGCTTTATGACGAAAAAGAGCTAAACGGATTTAAACCCACGCTGGTTTATGTTGACGGGAAGAATCACATAAGCGATGTGGTTAAATAA
- a CDS encoding DUF3365 domain-containing protein produces MFKNLSLKKKFTVIMLIVGFAANLTVAVGAFYYIQQFKKNELMHEAKMVLFAEKAARDYDSGSLRPAVMKATDKFVIQAESATFLALGVAKLIKKFLPHYTYSEPTLNPLNLKNKANSFQEKIIDRFKSSPFLKSVSGYHTFNGLSYFYVMKPVVAKQGCMVCHGNPENNSPITQAIVKKYGDTHGWHWKVGTVIGALSVWVPTKYIDQAAVNDSIIIGVAIFVLPFLAFLIALLFIDKVIINPIHDMAKLAEDVSVGKSNEDFKARGNDEIGALAKSFNRLKKSYLKAVQLLVERNKDKDK; encoded by the coding sequence ATGTTTAAAAATCTTTCTTTGAAAAAGAAATTTACCGTAATTATGTTAATTGTCGGGTTCGCTGCAAACTTAACCGTTGCCGTGGGCGCTTTTTATTATATTCAGCAATTTAAGAAAAACGAGCTGATGCATGAAGCAAAAATGGTTCTTTTTGCGGAAAAGGCGGCAAGAGATTACGATTCCGGCAGTTTAAGACCCGCGGTTATGAAAGCAACCGACAAATTTGTTATTCAGGCCGAATCAGCCACATTTTTAGCCCTCGGCGTTGCAAAATTGATTAAAAAGTTTCTGCCTCATTATACATATTCTGAGCCGACGCTTAACCCTTTAAATTTAAAAAATAAGGCAAATTCATTTCAGGAAAAAATCATAGACAGGTTTAAATCCAGCCCTTTTTTAAAATCGGTAAGCGGTTATCACACATTTAACGGTTTATCTTACTTTTATGTGATGAAGCCCGTTGTGGCAAAACAGGGATGCATGGTTTGCCACGGCAATCCCGAAAATAATTCTCCTATAACCCAGGCCATTGTTAAAAAATACGGAGATACGCACGGCTGGCACTGGAAGGTTGGGACGGTCATAGGGGCTCTGAGTGTTTGGGTTCCTACAAAATACATAGACCAGGCCGCTGTTAACGATTCTATTATAATAGGCGTCGCAATCTTTGTCCTGCCGTTTTTGGCATTCTTAATAGCGCTTTTATTTATAGACAAAGTTATTATAAATCCGATACACGATATGGCGAAATTGGCGGAGGATGTTTCGGTCGGCAAGTCAAACGAGGATTTTAAAGCCAGAGGAAACGACGAAATAGGCGCTCTTGCCAAATCATTTAACAGGCTTAAAAAGAGCTATTTAAAAGCCGTTCAGTTATTGGTGGAGAGAAATAAAGACAAAGATAAATAA
- a CDS encoding FxsA family protein, translated as MGVLAKIFFSILIYLFVEIYVFVEASILIGFFPAAILLISFSIIGYMITKRIKGISFQKAAADYANGESPSKNLVKTAGFFIAGVLFLMPGFITDFIAILFLIPFLNYYLMYLIFRYFKNKFNGSYVYQSQNGGGDFNGGAFTFISLPFKKNGK; from the coding sequence ATGGGTGTTTTAGCAAAAATATTTTTTTCTATTTTAATTTATCTGTTTGTCGAGATTTATGTCTTTGTGGAGGCTTCTATCCTGATAGGCTTTTTTCCCGCCGCTATTTTGCTAATTTCCTTTAGCATAATAGGGTATATGATTACAAAAAGAATAAAAGGCATCTCTTTTCAAAAAGCGGCGGCGGATTACGCAAACGGCGAATCCCCGTCTAAAAATTTAGTTAAGACGGCAGGTTTTTTTATAGCGGGCGTGCTGTTTCTTATGCCCGGGTTTATTACCGATTTTATTGCAATACTTTTTTTAATCCCATTTTTAAACTATTATTTAATGTATTTAATTTTTAGATATTTTAAAAATAAATTTAATGGTTCCTATGTCTATCAAAGTCAAAACGGGGGCGGTGATTTTAATGGCGGCGCTTTCACATTTATTTCGCTGCCTTTTAAAAAGAACGGAAAATAA
- a CDS encoding DUF3365 domain-containing protein has translation MFKNLSLKTKFTLIMAIVGFAAILASLIWTLSLFHYFGRKVLIHEAHIILNFENSTRYYVSQKLRPEAINRNNNFNNIPYDADDIGRNAKLQKIISENNDFYIHAYSGTSVAMHVGKLMREFVPPFIYSEPALSPLNLRDKANPFEISVIGKFKSNPSLKSVSGFHVFNGKSYFYLMEPVIVKKSCMVCHGNPSNPSPITAAVVKRYGDTHGWHWKVGTAAGVLSILVPTKHRANIALHNAIIITTAFLILFILAFIIAIYFINKAIIKPIHEMTKLAEDVSVGKSNEDFKVKGNDEIGALAKSFNRLKKSYLKAVQLLADRNKEKK, from the coding sequence ATGTTCAAAAATCTTTCTTTAAAAACTAAATTTACCCTGATTATGGCGATTGTCGGATTCGCGGCAATTCTTGCCAGCCTGATCTGGACTTTAAGTTTATTTCATTATTTCGGCAGGAAAGTTCTTATCCATGAAGCACACATAATATTAAATTTTGAAAATTCCACCAGATATTATGTTTCTCAAAAATTAAGGCCGGAGGCGATAAATAGAAATAATAATTTTAATAACATACCCTATGATGCCGACGATATAGGCAGAAATGCAAAACTGCAAAAAATAATAAGCGAAAATAACGATTTTTATATACACGCTTATTCGGGGACATCCGTTGCCATGCATGTAGGAAAATTAATGAGGGAATTCGTGCCCCCCTTCATTTATTCGGAACCCGCGTTGAGTCCGTTGAACTTAAGAGATAAAGCAAATCCGTTCGAGATTAGCGTTATAGGTAAATTTAAATCTAATCCGTCTTTAAAATCAGTCAGCGGCTTTCATGTTTTTAACGGGAAATCATATTTTTATTTAATGGAGCCGGTTATCGTCAAGAAAAGCTGCATGGTTTGCCACGGAAATCCGTCAAACCCTTCGCCTATAACCGCGGCGGTAGTAAAAAGATACGGGGATACGCACGGCTGGCACTGGAAGGTTGGAACGGCGGCCGGAGTCTTAAGCATCTTAGTTCCGACTAAACACAGGGCAAATATTGCATTGCACAATGCTATCATAATAACGACGGCTTTCCTTATCCTATTTATTTTAGCTTTTATAATCGCAATCTATTTTATTAATAAGGCTATCATTAAGCCGATACACGAGATGACCAAATTGGCGGAGGATGTTTCGGTAGGCAAATCCAACGAAGATTTTAAAGTTAAAGGAAACGACGAAATAGGCGCCCTTGCTAAATCATTTAACAGGCTTAAAAAGAGCTATTTAAAAGCCGTTCAGTTATTGGCGGATAGAAATAAAGAAAAAAAATAA
- a CDS encoding pantoate--beta-alanine ligase, which produces MIKLYYKIKLAMNIITSIAEMKKISKDLKESSRQISFIPTMGKLHDGHLKLIEEGKKYGEVIVSIFVNPAQFGHDEDFENYPRDFENDVKILKDLNIGYLFHPQADIIKNTATFLINPEYANRLEGVFRPTHFQGVLTIVMKLFCIINPDFAFFGLKDYQQYILIKKMVEDYFLDVRVIPVPTVREKCGLAMSSRNAYLDEKDKKIACNFYGSLKKTTDLFKAGEISGEKLTVSAIKELIKSGFKIDYIKIMDQGLNTEKRTVDSGDILLAAAKFKGVRLIDNIFFE; this is translated from the coding sequence TTGATTAAATTATATTATAAAATTAAACTTGCGATGAACATTATAACGAGTATTGCCGAAATGAAAAAAATTTCAAAGGATTTAAAGGAATCATCGAGGCAGATTTCTTTCATTCCTACGATGGGTAAGCTTCATGACGGACATCTAAAGCTTATAGAAGAAGGCAAAAAATACGGCGAAGTTATCGTTTCGATTTTTGTCAACCCTGCACAGTTTGGTCATGATGAAGATTTTGAGAATTATCCGAGAGATTTCGAGAATGATGTTAAAATATTAAAAGATTTAAATATCGGTTATCTTTTTCATCCGCAGGCAGATATAATCAAAAATACGGCGACATTTTTAATTAACCCCGAATATGCGAACAGGCTTGAGGGCGTTTTCAGGCCAACCCATTTTCAGGGCGTCCTTACGATAGTGATGAAACTATTTTGTATAATAAATCCGGATTTTGCTTTTTTCGGACTGAAAGATTACCAGCAATATATTTTAATAAAGAAAATGGTTGAAGATTATTTTCTGGATGTAAGGGTAATCCCTGTTCCTACCGTAAGGGAAAAGTGCGGACTTGCAATGAGTTCAAGAAACGCGTATCTCGATGAAAAGGATAAAAAAATTGCCTGCAATTTTTACGGGTCGTTAAAAAAAACAACAGATTTATTTAAGGCGGGCGAAATATCGGGAGAAAAGCTGACCGTTTCAGCCATAAAAGAATTGATTAAAAGTGGATTTAAAATAGATTATATAAAAATTATGGACCAAGGGTTAAATACTGAAAAACGAACCGTTGATTCCGGCGATATTCTGCTCGCCGCCGCAAAATTTAAAGGAGTAAGGCTGATAGACAATATTTTTTTCGAATAA